In Eriocheir sinensis breed Jianghai 21 chromosome 29, ASM2467909v1, whole genome shotgun sequence, a single genomic region encodes these proteins:
- the LOC127004929 gene encoding uncharacterized PE-PGRS family protein PE_PGRS54-like isoform X7 gives MLAILTSLFPLLAIASGCGEVGPRAEVVCYSAAPAPPPSLDPCQCTVVVVEGAGLAHDLQLTSDADFTSYTALKTANPRLKIVVSLGGSNVKGETFALLTSSVEAVANFTQGAATFLEAHWLDGIEVDWRWPTNGKDKEDLTTLVKVLRLVLDQKVHNVSRRAVTEAVTEAVTEQQEEEEETTTFTPLQEDDESFGVDYSVLESGSEYEATVQPPVDEEDYLTTITTTTTTTETPTTTTATTIPNSTSSTTTTTPSTSTSSSGWTFERKRGGGRGGRIRGVVRRRPLNQVTPGDEKKDAEDAEDKGRLLMVTLAPNPEYIVKGYDLKELSKVVDYFTLPTHNLTLGEQHVTFHPARLMGVADLQNADSLVDLAAGLGVPLDHLILTVPATAMSFTLQDATLTTPRSPAADTPTYMSYSEACKVMSGGNWTVERDNDLTAPYAFDNLTWVAFDDPSSVKVKSKYALLRGLAGVALRDVDQADHEDTCGYGPYPLLSMIYTTFTELARSPRRTVLNSLVEDLTHSPSVPSDLRTSPFRIVRVVDRSGDITAIREYSSNTRYQCSRQGYYRDPDDCSNFYRCAKFNQYVDDFTVFEYACPRGLVFDDRWEVCAWPSAAPPCDGSSEIFPVPKQKFICPGEGYFTDPENCRWFFACLDHYGNGTYTQYEFRCPFGLAYDEDNYMCNWPWLVNGCGQNGVGYLDLAPGAAPVSVADVTGRRVYGKSIPTQQVPSQSLHGGSGDKAGCKECSGSVELSIGGKGVLSHEKGLIISPTLSNERLSYKVYKESIEFSGEKSQGGFGGSVSGGERSGERSQGGFGGRVSSGDHSGERSQGGSGSGVNAGGVAAVAFGSSLPQGPSFAGAKHTQDTAQHQGGSSGAASDRNAIKTPGTSPGYSYSAPSTAPLPSPVTEGYDNSQPRPSSTRTSSRGRPITSQGQPTGSRSGSGLGTSYSQPAAPSSSTRPSHGSQTSLRPSGGRPSTSRRPVTAAPGSGYSYAKPSVSAKPTPSRGRPTSRRPSSRRPTSSRPSSRRPSTSYPSPAPPTSGYSFPTPSTPFKPFPGEDVSSSSSSEEEPTRTTSSGYSYPTPSTSLTPGGGVTVSGQTPITSRPRVYPTPTPSTGYSHPEPPQSFGTLPPVPSPSGSVETGYRPTISSEESSEEGYSYSTPSRPLTTPRPRPTQPVATRRPRPSRPAATLPPPTTPGYSYEAPSLSFEPVRPFGSSESRETFQGVSDEVGIGATGGYSYQTPANPFLETKQPGFTPARPTPTPGYQTPRPSPTTRPQTPTYETPTRRPTPRPAPIPDSSSSEEGYSYRQPSVIFTVPGSSQSAEHSSSSSSEGGFAGYSYLPPSSDKSFNPFGSLGSGSHESSEGYSATGGSGHFGGSVQPSGGGSIHFGSGGSSHFSFGGSGDSGVSSGYRGSSGSGGQGGSGGSSHFSVGGSGGQSGSSESDEHRGSGSGGSSGFGGSGGQGGSGGSNGYSYSGGSSSFGGSGDGGSSESAEHRGSGGSSGSSHFGVGGSGGYSGSRGSSHFGSGGSGGGSSHFSIGGSGQSGSSGSADSGGSGGSGHVSSGGSRFFGTVGAGSSGSSESDEHGSRGGSSHFGTGGSGGRGGSSGGSSHFTFGGSGDSGSSESTEHRGTGGSSGYSGSNGGGGSRSRGGSGGSSGSSGSGGSGHFSFGGSGSRGGSGGSGGHSGSSESDEHRGSDGSESSGGSSHFSIGGSGGSGGSGGSGDQGGSGGSSGYIYSGGSSQLSFGGSSDSGSSESTEHRGSGGSGHFGGGGSGGSGGLSGSSHFSIGGSGGSGGRGGSGSRGGSRGSSGYSGSGSSGGSGHFSFGGSGHSGSSESDEHRASGGSSHFGGGGSGGSGGRGGSRVNGGRGGSGGSGSGGRGGSSDSGRYSGSSGSGGSGGSAGSSHFSIGGSGGSGGGGGSGGSGGSGGSSHFGGGGSGGSGGSGGSSHFSIGGSSGTGEIGGSGGRGGSGGSRSRGGSGGSGGYSYSGGSSQFSFGGSSDSGSSESTEHRASGGSGHFGGSGSGGSGGSSHFGGAGSSHLSIGGSGGTGGIGGSGGRGGGGGSGSRGSSAASSGYSGGSGSSHISFGGSGDSGSSESDEHRGSGGSGHFGGGGSGGSGGLSGSGGSGSAGSGGYSGSSGSGGSSHFSIGGSGGSGGRGGSGGSRSGGRGVSSGSGGYSGGSGSGGSGGSGGSRGSGGSSHFGGGGSGSSGGLSHFGGGGLGGSGGSGGSSHFSIGGSSGTGGIGGSGGRGGSGGSGGRGGSGGSGAYSYSGGSSDSGSSESTEHRGSGGSGHFGGSGSGGSGGSSHFSIGGSGSSGGGGGAGGLGSGGSVGYSGGSFSIGGSGGSGGSGGRGGSGAGSGGSSGFGGSSGTGGSGHFSIGGSGVSGGSGSRGGSGGSGSGGSSGFGGSSGTGGSGHFSIGGSGVSGGSGVSGGSGSRGGSGGSGSGGSSGFGGSSGTGGSGHFSIGGSGGRGGSGGSGGGGSSGFGGSSGSGGSGHFGIGGSGGSGGSGGRGGSGDHGRSGGAGGVGNGGSSGYGGSSGSIGRSGGHGGIGGSGGRGGVGGSGGAGSGGSSGFGGSSGSGGSDHFSIGGSGGSGGSGGHGGIGGSGGRGGVGGSGGAGSGGSSGFGGSSGSGGSDHFSIGGSGGIGGSGGRGGVGGSGGRGGSGVSGSSGSGAYSGASGSGGSGHFSIGGSGFGGSGGHSGSSGGGGSGHSGAGGSGGSGGRGGSGGSGGYSGGSGHFGSLGSETRVGTGGSGSSSGGGSRFFGSSGSGDSGSSESAGHGGRGGSGGSGSGVGVGGGYGRGQKVSGSSSRRPLTGGPSLVAKLTGKRHKLERFGPGGRRDFDDTLGPEVCERAGLFRHPDTCDKFYECYWDRWVERFTLHVFDCPIAIVYDSGITACNWPFNGPPCED, from the exons gTGCTAAGGCTGGTGCTGGATCAGAAGGTACACAACGTTAGCCGACGAGCCGTGACGGAGGCGGTGACGGAGGCGGTGACggagcagcaggaagaggaggaagagaccacCACGTTCACGCCGCTACAGGAGGACGatgagag CTTCGGCGTCGACTACAGCGTCCTCGAGTCCGGATCCGAGTACGAGGCGACGGTGCAGCCCCCTGTGGACgaggag GATTACTTAacaaccattaccacaaccaccaccaccaccgaaacaccaaccaccaccactgcaaccaccatccccaactccacctcctccaccacaaccacaactccATCCACCTCCACAAGCTCCTCCGGCTGGACATTCGagcggaagagaggaggaggaagaggaggaaggataagaggcgTTGTGAGGAGGAGGCCGTTGAATCAAGTTACCCcgggagatgagaagaaggatgCTGAGGATGCTGAGGATAAGGGGAGGCTGCTGATGGTGACCTTGGCGCCTAATCCTGAGTATATCGTGAAGGGTTATGACCTCAAGGAGTTGTCGAA aGTGGTGGACTACTTCACACTCCCCACGCACAACCTGACCCTGGGGGAGCAACATGTGACCTTCCACCCCGCGAGACTGATGGGCGTGGCGGACCTACAGAACGCC GACTCCCTGGTGGACCTCGCGGCAGGACTCGGAGTGCCCCTCGACCACCTGATCCTGACCGTCCCCGCCACGGCCATGTCCTTCACCCTGCAGGacgccaccctcaccaccccccGCTCTCCCGCCGCGGACACGCCCACCTACATGTCCTACTCCGAG gcGTGCAAGGTCATGTCCGGAGGGAACTGGACGGTGGAGAGGGACAATGACCTGACCGCGCCCTACGCCTTCGACAACCTGACCTGGGTGGCCTTCGATGACCCCAGCAGCGTCAAGGTCAAg agCAAGTACGCGCTGCTGCGAGGCCTGGCTGGCGTGGCGCTGAGGGACGTGGATCAGGCAGACCACGAGGACACGTGTGGATATGGTCCATACCCGCTCCTCTCCATGATCTACACCACATTCACTGAG CTCGCTCGGTCACCCCGCCGCACGGTGCTCAATAGTCTGGTGGAGGACCTCACCCACTCCCCCTCCGTGCCCTCAGACCTGCGCACGTCCCCCTTCAGGATCGTCCGTGTTGTGGATAGGTCAGGTGACATCACGGCCATCAG GGAGTACTCGTCAAACACTCGCTACCAGTGCTCGCGCCAGGGATACTACCGCGATCCCGACGACTGCTCCAACTTCTACAGGTGTGCCAAATTCAACCAGTATGTGGACGACTTCACGGTGTTCGAGTACGCATGTCCTCGTGGCCTTGTGTTCGACGACCGCTGGGAAGTGTGTGCCTGGCCCTCGGCGGCACCCCCATGCGACGGCTCTTCCGAGATTTTCCCGGTCCCGAAGCAGAAGTTCATCTGTCCGGGCGAGGGTTACTTTACCGACCCTGAAAATTGCCGGTGGTTCTTTGCATGCCTTGACCACTACGGCAACGGCACCTACACGCAGTATGAGTTCCGCTGCCCCTTCGGCCTGGCTTACGACGAGGACAACTATATGTGTAACTGGCCGTGGTTGGTGAATGGATGTGGCCAGAACGGCGTTGGCTACCTGGACCTTGCCCCTGGAGCGGCGCCCGTCAGTGTTGCCGACGTGACTGGACGTCGTGTGTATGGTAAAAGCATACCAACGCAACAGGTGCCATCGCAGAGCCTCCACGGCGGCAGCGGAGACAAGGCAGGCTGCAAGGAGTGTAGCGGATCGGTGGAACTGTCCATTGGAGGCAAGGGTGTGCTCAGCCACGAGAAGGGCCTCATCATCTCCCCGACCCTAAGTAACGAACGCCTTTCTTACAAAGTTTACAAGGAAAGTATCGAGTTCTCAGGCGAAAAATCTCAGGGTGGTTTTGGCGGCAGTGTGAGCGGCGGAGAACGATCAGGTGAGCGTTCTCAAGGCGGCTTTGGAGGAAGGGTGAGTAGCGGAGACCACTCAGGCGAGAGGTCTCAGGGCGGCTCTGGCAGTGGGGTGAACGCTGGTGGAGTTGCAGCGGTGGCCTTTGGGTCGTCCCTCCCGCAAGGCCCTTCGTTCGCTGGAGCCAAGCACACTCAGGACACTGCACAGCACCAAGGAGGGTCCTCAGGAGCCGCGTCTGACCGCAATGCCATCAAGACGCCTGGAACATCTCCTGGGTACTCTTACAGCGCCCCGTCAACCGCCCCGCTGCCATCCCCAGTCACCGAGGGCTATGACAACTCGCAGCCTCGCCCGTCCTCCACACGCACTTCGTCCCGCGGGCGGCCAATCACGTCTCAGGGGCAACCTACAGGTTCCCGCTCGGGCTCCGGATTAGGAACTTCTTACTCACAACCTGCAGCACCTTCTTCTTCTACCCGACCCTCCCACGGCTCACAGACATCACTGCGCCCCTCCGGTGGTAGACCTTCCACTTCCAGAAGGCCAGTCACTGCAGCGCCAGGAAGCGGATACTCCTACGCCAAACCCTCTGTTTCCGCCAAACCCACTCCCTCTCGTGGCCGACCAACCAGCCGCCGCCCATCCAGTCGTAGACCCACAAGCAGCAGACCCTCCAGTCGCCGACCTTCCACCTCCTACCCATCCCCCGCACCACCCACCTCTGGATACTCTTTCCCCACTCCATCAACACCCTTCAAGCCATTCCCTGGTGAAGACGTGTCATCGTCGTCTTCGTCGGAGGAGGAGCCCACAAGAACAACGTCCTCCGGTTACTCCTACCCCACGCCAAGCACCTCTCTTACTCCCGGCGGCGGAGTCACCGTCTCCGGTCAAACGCCCATCACTTCCCGGCCGCGGGTCTACCCCACGCCCACACCCTCGACGGGATACTCCCACCCCGAGCCACCCCAGTCCTTCGGCACCCTCCCGCCCGTTCCTTCGCCTTCTGGGTCCGTTGAAACTGGGTACCGTCCCACCATCAGCAGTGAAGAGTCCAGTGAGGAGGGCTACAGCTACTCCACACCCAGCCGACCACTCACCACCCCTCGCCCCCGACCCACACAACCAGTGGCCACGCGCCGTCCACGACCAAGCCGACCAGCCGCCACCCTGCCACCTCCAACTACCCCCGGGTACTCCTACGAAGCTCCCTCGCTGTCGTTCGAGCCTGTGAGACCTTTTGGGTCATCGGAGAGCAGAGAGACCTTCCAGGGAGTGTCCGATGAAGTAGGCATCGGGGCCACAGGCGGCTACTCTTACCAGACCCCGGCAAACCCCTTCCTCGAAACCAAGCAGCCCGGCTTTACCCCAGCCAGACCCACCCCGACACCTGGCTACCAAACACCCAGACCTTCACCGACAACACGGCCCCAGACACCCACCTATGAGACTCCGACGAGGAGGCCAACGCCCCGACCAGCCCCGATCCCCGACTCCTCGAGCTCTGAGGAGGGCTACTCCTACCGTCAACCGAGCGTGATCTTTACGGTGCCGGGCAGCTCTCAGTCTGCCgagcactcctcttcctcctcctctgagggTGGGTTCGCTGGCTACTCCTACTTGCCGCCGTCATCAGATAAGTCGTTCAATCCCTTCGGCTCGCTGGGCAGTGGATCTCACGAGAGTAGCGAAGGATACAGCGCGACGGGTGGATCAGGGCACTTTGGTGGATCTGTTCAGCCCAGCGGAGGAGGATCGATCCACTTCGGCAGTGGTGGCTCAAGCCATTTCAGCTTTGGTGGATCAGGAGACAGCGGAGTATCAAGTGGATATCGTGGAAGTAGTGGATCAGGAGGTCAAGGAGGAAGCGGTGGATCAAGCCACTTCAGTGTTGGTGGATCAGGAGGCCAGAGCGGCAGCAGTGAGTCAGACGAACACCGCGGCAGTGGCAGCGGTGGATCAAGTGGATTTGGTGGGTCAGGTGGtcaaggtggaagtggaggatcaAATGGATACAGCTACAGCGGTGGATCAAGCAGTTTTGGTGGATCAGGAGACGGCGGAAGCAGTGAATCAGCAGAACACCGCGGCAGTGGTGGATCAAGCGGATCGAGTCATTTCGGTGTCGGTGGATCAGGTGGATACAGTGGAAGCCGTGGATCAAGCCACTTTGGTAGCGGAGGCAGTGGTGGAGGATCAAGCCACTTCAGTATTGGTGGATCAGGTCAGAGCGGCAGCAGTGGATCAGCAGACAGCGGTGGAAGTGGTGGATCAGGCCACGTTAGCAGCGGTGGATCAAGATTCTTCGGCACAGTTGGAGCAGGCAGTAGTGGCAGCAGTGAATCAGACGAACATGGCAGCCGCGGTGGATCAAGCCACTTCGGTACTGGGGGATCAGGTGGCCGAGGTGGAAGCAGCGGTGGATCGAGTCACTTCACTTTTGGCGGATCAGGCGACAGCGGCAGCAGCGAATCGACAGAACACCGCGGCACTGGTGGATCAAGTGGATACAGTGGAAGCAATGGTGGCGGTGGATCACGGAGCCGAGGTGGAAGTGGTGGATCAAGCGGAAGCAGCGGAAGCGGAGGATCAGGCCACTTCAGTTTTGGTGGATCAGGGAGCCGAGGTGGAAGTGGTGGATCAGGAGGCCACAGCGGCAGCAGCGAGTCTGATGAACACCGCGGCAGTGACGGATCAGAAAGCAGCGGTGGATCAAGCCACTTTAGCATTGGTGGATCTGGAGGAAGCGGCGGAAGCGGTGGATCAGGAGATCAAGGTGGAAGCGGCGGCTCAAGTGGATACATTTACAGCGGTGGATCAAGCCAGTTAAGCTTCGGTGGATCAAGTGACAGCGGCAGCAGTGAATCCACGGAACACCGCGGCAGTGGTGGATCAGGCCACTTCGGAGGCGGTGGATCAGGAGGCAGCGGTGGATTAAGTGGATCAAGCCACTTCAGCATCGGTGGATCAGGAGgtagcggaggaagaggaggatcgggAAGCAGAGGTGGAAGTAGGGGATCAAGCGGCTACAGTGGAAGCGGTAGCAGCGGTGGATCAGGCCACTTCAGTTTTGGTGGATCAGGCCACAGCGGCAGCAGCGAGTCAGACGAACACCGCGCCAGTGGTGGATCAAGCCACTTCGGAGGCGGTGGATCAGGAGGCagcggaggaagag GTGGATCAAGAGTCaacggaggaagaggtggatcaGGAGGATCAGGAAGTGGTGGACGCGGAGGAAGTAGCGACAGTGGAAGATACAGTGGAA GCAGTGGAAGTGGTGGATCAGGAGGCAGCGCTGGATCAAGCCACTTCAGCATTGGTGGATCAggaggcagcggaggaggaggtggatcagGAGGATCAGGAGGCAGCGGTGGATCAAGCCACTTCGGAGGCGGTGGATCAGGAGGCAGCGGTGGATCAGGCGGATCAAGCCACTTCAGCATTGGTGGATCATCAGGAACAGGTGAAATTGGTGGTTCCGGAGGCCGAGGAGGCAGTGGTGGATCACGCAGTCGAGGTGGAAGCGGTGGATCAGGCGGATACAGTTACAGCGGTGGATCAAGCCAGTTCAGTTTCGGCGGATCAAGCGACAGCGGCAGCAGTGAATCAACGGAACACCGCGCCAGTGGTGGATCAGGCCACTTTGGAGGCAGTGGATCAGGAGGCAGCGGTGGATCAAGCCACTTTGGAGGCGCTGGATCAAGTCACTTAAGCATCGGTGGATCAGGAGGAACTGGAGGAATTGGTGGTTccggaggccgaggaggaggtggtggatcaGGCAGTCGAGGAAGCAGTGCTGCATCAAGTGGATACAGTGGAGGCAGCGGATCAAGCCACATCAGCTTTGGTGGATCAGGTGACAGCGGCAGCAGCGAATCGGATGAACACCGCGGCAGTGGTGGATCAGGCCACTTTGGAGGCGGTGGATCAGGAGGCAGCGGAGGCCTAAGTGGATCAGGAGGATCAGGAAGTGCTGGTTCAGGAGGGTACAGCGgaagtagtggcagtggtggatcAAGCCATTTCAGCATCGGTGGATCAGGAGGCagcggaggaagaggtggatcaGGAGGATCCAGAAGTGGTGGACGCGGAGTAAGTAGTGGAAGTGGAGGATACAGTGGAGGCAGTGGCAGTGGTGGATCAGGAGGCAGCGGTGGATCAA GAGGCAGCGGTGGATCAAGCCACTTCGGAGGCGGTGGATCAGGAAGCAGCGGCGGATTAAGCCACTTCGGAGGCGGTGGATTAGGAGGCAGCGGTGGATCAGGCGGATCAAGCCACTTCAGCATTGGCGGATCATCAGGAACAGGTGGAATTGGTGGTTCCGGAGGCCGAGGAGGCAGTGGTGGATCAGGTGGTCGAGGTGGAAGCGGCGGATCAGGCGCATACAGTTACAGCGGTGGATCAAGCGACAGCGGCAGCAGTGAATCAACGGAACACCGCGGCAGTGGTGGATCAGGCCACTTTGGAGGCAGTGGatcaggaggaagtggaggatcgAGTCACTTCAGCATCGGTGGCTCAGgaagcagcggaggaggaggtggagcaggaggattAGGAAGTGGTGGATCAGTAGGATACAGTGGAGGAAGCTTCAGCATTGGTGGatcaggaggaagtggaggatcaGGAGGCCGAGGTGGATCAGGAGCAGGAAGTGGTGGATCAAGCGGATTCGGTGGAAGTAGCGGAACCGGAGGATCAGGTCACTTCAGCATTGGAGGATCAGGAGTAAGTGGAGGATCAGGAAGCCGAG GTGGATCAGGAGGATCAGGAAGTGGTGGATCAAGCGGATTCGGTGGAAGTAGCGGAACCGGAGGATCAGGTCACTTCAGCATTGGAGGATCAGGAGTAAGTGGAGGATCAGGAGTAAGTGGAGGATCAGGAAGCCGAGGTGGATCAGGAGGATCAGGAAGTGGTGGATCAAGCGGATTCGGTGGAAGTAGCGGAACCGGAGGATCAGGTCACTTCAGCATTGGTGGATCAGGAGGCAGAGGTGGATCAGGAGGATCAGGAGGTGGTGGATCAAGCGGATTCGGTGGAAGTAGCGGAAGCGGAGGATCAGGTCACTTCGGCATTGGTGGatcaggaggaagtggaggatcaGGAGGCAGAGGTGGATCAGGAGACCATGGTAgaagtggaggagcaggaggagtaggaaacGGTGGATCAAGTGGATACGGTGGAAGCAGTGGAAGCATTGGTAGATCAGGAGGCCATGGTGGAATCGGTggatcaggaggaagaggtggagtcgGTGGATcaggaggagcaggaagtggTGGATCAAGCGGATTCGGTGGAAGTAGCGGAAGCGGAGGATCAGATCACTTCAGCATTGGTGGatcaggaggaagtggtggatcaGGAGGCCATGGTGGAATCGGTggatcaggaggaagaggtggagtcgGTGGATcaggaggagcaggaagtggTGGATCAAGCGGATTCGGTGGAAGTAGCGGAAGCGGAGGATCAGATCACTTCAGCATTGGTGGATCAGGAGGAATCGGTggatcaggaggaagaggtggagtcgGTGGATCAGGAGGCCGAGGTGGCTCAGGAGTATCAGGAAGTAGTGGATCAGGAGCATACAGTGGAGCCAGTGGGAGCGGTGGATCAGGCCACTTCAGTATCGGTGGATCAGGCTTTGGTGGATCAGGAGGCCATAGCGGGAGCAGCGGTGGAGGTGGATCAGGTCACTCTGGCGCCGGTGGAAGCGGTGGATCAGGAGGACGTGGAGGGAGTGGCGGATCAGGCGGCTACAGCGGAGGATCGGGTCACTTCGGGAGTCTTGGATCAGAAACTCGAGTGGGGACTGGTGGATCAGGGAGCAGCAGCGGCGGTGGATCAAGGTTCTTCGGCTCAAGTGGATCAGGAGACAGTGGAAGCAGTGAATCAGCGGGGCATGGTGGTCGCGGCGGCTCGGGTGGCAGCGGGAGTGGCGTGGGCGTTGGCGGGGGCTACGGGCGTGGTCAGAAGGTGTCGGGGTCAAGCTCCCGGCGACCCCTGACAGGCGGACCTTCACTGGTGGCCAAACTGACGGGGAAGCGACACAAGCTGGAGCGGTTCGGGCCTGGCGGGCGGCGGGACTTCGATGACACGCTCGGCCCGGAGGTGTGTGAGCGCGCGGGTCTCTTCCGGCACCCCGACACATGCGACAAGTTCTATGAGTGTTACTGGGACCGCTGGGTGGAACGCTTTACCCTCCATGTCTTCGATTGTCCCATTGCTATTGTGTATGATTCAGGCATCACCGCATGTAACTGGCCCTTCAATGGTCCACCCTGTGAGGACTAA